One Panicum virgatum strain AP13 chromosome 9K, P.virgatum_v5, whole genome shotgun sequence genomic region harbors:
- the LOC120648391 gene encoding dirigent protein 1-like: MAASMPRAVFIASLVAALAMAAAGGAAAARGGRVIHLRFYMHDITGGPGQTAVQVVKGPGPAHPAMPGSHFGDTTVIDDALTEGDSAASRPLGRAQGAYTLASLGEPVLWVSMTVVLTGGAYNGSTIAVVGRDDVSASVRELAVVGGTGAFRRATGHVLWRTARMESRDHMVLELDVYATVPGASPPPPPRAAGAVRQEGLNLFNL; this comes from the coding sequence ATGGCCGCATCGATGCCTCGCGCCGTCTTCATCGCCTCTCTGGTGGCGGCCCtcgccatggctgccgccggcggggcagcggcggcgcgcggcggccgcgtcaTCCACCTGCGCTTCTACATGCACGACATCACGGGCGGTCCCGGCCAAACGGCGGTGCAGGTCGTCAAGGGCCCGGGGCCGGCGCACCCGGCGATGCCGGGCTCCCACTTCGGCGACACGACGGTGATCGACGACGCCCTGACGGAGGGCGACAGCGCGGCGTCGCGGCCGCTCGGGCGCGCGCAGGGGGCGTACACGCTGGCGTCGCTCGGGGAGCCCGTGCTGTGGGTGTCCATGACCGTGGTGCTCACGGGCGGGGCCTACAACGGCAGCACCATCGCCGTGGTCGGCCGGGACGACGTCTCGGCGAGCGTCAGGGAGCTCGCGGTGGTCGGCGGCACCGGCGCGTTCCGGAGGGCCACGGGGCACGTGCTGTGGCGGACGGCCAGGATGGAGTCCAGGGACCACATGGTGCTGGAGCTCGACGTCTACGCCACCGTGCCGGgcgcgagcccgccgccgcctccgcgcgccgccggcgccgtgcgtCAGGAGGGCCTCAACCTCTTCAACCTATAA
- the LOC120648389 gene encoding uncharacterized protein LOC120648389, whose product MATLFSPPAAARLAPLLRRLNPNPSLSLHVLCPQMARAPTSPPRAMSSVPNLRLLSWDSADDPLDFSAVAATVFFPLLQRATERDRAPSPEFVEVRAAAGKRAGGAAEGTKRDRAPSPEFVEVHAAAGKRAGGAVEGMKRKRSPSPDVFEVPAAAEKRAGAAAEWMKRKCAPSPEVVEVPAAAEKRASGAAEGEETARAAKKGNSNSHLDKKIVKVMTYNVWFREDLELIRRMNAIGDLIQHHSPDLIGFQEVTPNIYLLFEKSDWWQAYKCSLSHEEAMGRPYYCMQMSKLPVESFNCKPFSNSHMGRELCTADVIVGGLIKLVMATSHLESPCPGPPTWDQMFSKERVAQANESLRILGAFRNVIFFGDMNWDDKGDGPFPLPDGWIDAWAELKPGENGWTYDTKANAMISGNRKLQKRLDRFVCKLPDFKVDSIEMIGKEAIPGITYIKQKKVRQEIRQLVLPVLPSDHYGLVLTISSV is encoded by the exons ATGGCCACGCTCTTctcgcctccggcggcggctcgtctcgctcctctgctccgccgcctcaaCCCCAACCCCTCCCTCAGCCTCCACGTCCTCTGCCCCCAGATGGCAAGAGCCCCCACCTCGCCCCCTCGAGCCATGTCCTCCGTTCCCAACCTCCGTCTGTTGTCGTGGGACAGCGCCGACGACCCGCTGGATTTCAGCGCGGTCGCCGCCACCGTGTTCTTCCCGCTCTTGCAGCGCGCGACGGAGCGGGAtcgcgcgccgtcgccggagttcgtcgaggtgcgcgccgccgcgggcaagcgggccggcggcgcggcggaggggacGAAGCGGGaccgcgcgccgtcgccggagttcgtcgaggtgcacgccgccgcgggcaaGCGGGCCGGCGGAGCGGTGGAGGGGATGAAGCGGAaacgctcgccgtcgccggatgTCTTCGaggtgcccgccgccgcggagaagcgggccggcgcggcggcggagtggaTGAAGCGGAAGTgtgcgccgtcgccggaggTCGTCgaggtccccgccgccgcggaaaagCGGGCCAGTGGTGCGGCGGAGGGAGAGGAGACGGCGCGCGCCGCCAAGAAAG GAAATTCAAATAGTCATTTAGATAAGAAGATTGTCAAAGTTATGACATACAATGTCTGGTTCCGTGAGGATTTGGAGCTGATTAGAAGGATGAATGCTATTGGAGATCTTATTCAGCATCACAGCCCAGACCTTATTGGCTTCCAG GAAGTTACTCCTAACATATATCTGCTGTTCGAAAAATCTGATTGGTGGCAAGCATACAAATGCTCATTGTCACATGAGGAGGCCATGGGAAGACCATATTACTGCATGCAG ATGAGCAAATTGCCTGTGGAGTCATTTAACTGCAAACCATTCTCTAACTCACATATGGGAAGGGAGTTGTGCACAGCTGACGTCATTGTTGGAGGTTTGATCAAGTTGGTGATGGCCACAAGCCACCTTGAGAGCCCATGCCCTGGACCTCCTACTTGGGATCAGATGTTCAGCAAGGAAAGGGTGGCTCAGGCAAATGAATCTTTGAGAATTCTGGGAGCTTTCCGCAATGTAATATTCTTTGGAGACATGAACTGGGATGATAAAGGAGATGGACCCTTCCCCCTACCAGATGGGTGGATCGATGCTTGGGCTGAGTTGAAGCCAGGCGAAAATGGCTGGACATACGACACGAAAGCAAATGCCATGATATCAGGTAACCGCAAGCTGCAGAAGAGGCTTGACCGGTTTGTGTGCAAGTTGCCAGATTTCAAGGTCGACAGCATTGAGATGATTGGGAAGGAGGCGATACCGGGTATCACATACATTAAGCAGAAGAAAGTCCGGCAGGAgatccgccaactggtgctacCTGTCTTGCCCAGCGACCACTACGGGCTTGTTCTGACTATCAGCTCAGTCTGA
- the LOC120648390 gene encoding glycine-rich cell wall structural protein 1-like, whose protein sequence is MHTPMASSTGRLAISVLLACSFLLPLTHARLLLADDTTNTVVNESKSFSIRAGSGEGGGRGFGVSIDHGGHDTSIGIGGGFGGGAGTARGGGASVGGGAGAGVGINVGHGGVDVGIGAGGGGAVGAGGGGAVSAGGVHAGGGGGGGVGVHIGRGGVSVGTGGGGGGGGGGAGGGNDGGGSGGGSGVGRSGNAVGSGGGYGNANGSSGGGAGSGVGSAGGAVGGGSGGGGGQG, encoded by the coding sequence ATGCACACTCCCATGGCGAGCTCCACTGGTCGCCTGGCCATTTCAGTTTTGCTAGCGTgctccttccttctccctctTACCCATGCAAGGCTTCTCCTCGCCGACGACACCACCAACACCGTCGTCAACGAGAGCAAATCCTTTTCCATCAGGGCCGGCAGCGGGGAGGGTGGCGGCCGCGGTTTCGGCGTGAGCATCGACCACGGCGGGCACGACACGTCGATTGGCATCGGCGGTGGGTTCGGAGGCGGGGCCGGCactgcccgcggcggcggcgcgagcgtggGAGGCGGAGCCGGCGCTGGCGTCGGCATCAACGTAGGACACGGCGGGGTTGATGTTGGCATcggcgcgggcggtggcggtgcggtcggcgcgggcggtggcggtgcggtcagcgccggcggcgtgcatgccggaggcggcggcggcggcggtgtcggtGTTCACATAGGCCGTGGTGGAGTGAGTGTTGGcacgggtggtggtggtggcggcggcggcggaggtgcgggTGGGGGAAACGACGGCGGTGGTTccggtggtggcagtggcgtTGGACGCTCCGGCAACGCGGTCGGGAGCGGCGGAGGGTACGGGAACGCGAATGGTAGTAGCGGAGGTGGAGCGGGCAGTGGAGTTGGGTCAGCCGGCGGAGCTGTTGGCGGCGGCtctggaggtggcggtggccaaGGTTGA